A part of Streptococcus porcinus genomic DNA contains:
- a CDS encoding formate/nitrite transporter family protein: protein MKSPEEIIQTTIAIGQHKVEKPFLAKAILGFIGGAMISLGYLLYVRIAASGLETFGAFSSILGACAFPIGLIIILMAGGELITGNMMAVSASFFAQKIPFKKLLHNWLIITLFNLIGAIFVAYVFGHFLGLTSSGVFKEEVIHVAQAKIMASPLQAFVSGIGCNWFVGLALWLNYGASDASGKLLGIWFPVMTFVALGFQHSVANAFIIPAAIFENGATWLAFLQNFTLVYAGNIVGGAVFVSLFYYKAFYHH from the coding sequence ATGAAGAGTCCAGAAGAGATTATCCAAACTACGATTGCTATTGGCCAGCACAAAGTTGAAAAGCCTTTTCTTGCAAAAGCTATCTTAGGTTTTATTGGAGGAGCTATGATTAGCCTTGGCTACCTCTTATATGTCCGAATTGCTGCCAGTGGCTTAGAAACTTTCGGTGCTTTTTCAAGTATTTTAGGGGCATGTGCCTTTCCTATAGGGTTAATTATTATCCTGATGGCCGGTGGTGAATTAATTACTGGAAACATGATGGCTGTATCGGCTAGCTTTTTTGCCCAAAAAATCCCCTTTAAAAAGCTCCTACATAATTGGTTAATCATAACTCTTTTTAATCTAATTGGCGCTATTTTTGTTGCCTACGTTTTTGGTCATTTTCTCGGCTTAACCTCAAGTGGAGTCTTTAAAGAAGAAGTTATTCACGTCGCACAAGCAAAGATTATGGCCAGTCCCTTACAAGCCTTTGTATCTGGTATTGGCTGTAACTGGTTTGTCGGACTTGCCCTATGGTTAAACTATGGTGCTAGTGATGCCAGCGGTAAATTGCTAGGTATTTGGTTTCCAGTGATGACTTTTGTTGCTTTAGGCTTTCAGCATAGTGTGGCTAATGCCTTTATTATACCTGCAGCTATATTTGAAAATGGGGCAACTTGGTTAGCATTTTTACAAAACTTCACCTTGGTTTATGCAGGTAACATTGTAGGTGGTGCAGTCTTTGTCAGTCTCTTCTATTACAAAGCATTTTACCACCACTAG
- the pbp2b gene encoding penicillin-binding protein PBP2B encodes MVIKKESKLLVVVKRKASIPRRINLLFSIIVFLFVVLILRLAQMQIQDKAFYDAKLKSSTVYKVKSSTPRGMIFDQKGKLLVGNEIKEVISFTRNPDASANDLRTLAKNLADYVRYNDVKVSLRAKKDYYLADPKVYAKVVKKLPKNKKVDAYGNSLTERKIYQHALASVTKDELNYSSEEEKVISIFNQMNAVASFNTITLRTADLTDQEIAYLVANKAKLPGISVTTDWNRKVEDVSLNSIIGKVSSREAGLPQEEAAEYIKKGYALNDRVGTSYLERQYENQLQGQHEVREIKTNKSGKIVSDKITHKGENGKNLKLTIATDFQDGVDKIIRKYFESEIAEGKAKYSEGAYAVAMNPKTGAVLAMSGLSQDLETGQLEKNALGTITNVFTPGSVVKGATLAAGWQTGVITGNQILTDQPIQFGNSKPINSWFTFGQQNISAIQALEYSSNTYMVQIALKMMGQDYHVGMSLTSDGMKKTMEELRKAYASFGLGAPTGIDLPGESTGYVAGKYTVSNVITEAFGQFDNYTAMQLAQYVSTIANGGKRVAPHLVEGVYHNDGSKGLGQLEKTIATKELNQVQLNHEQLAIIQDGFYQVVNSGSPYATGKGMAGSSVTISGKTGTAETYAKDKNGNTVATFNLNVVAYGPSQEPQIAVAIMYPHASDALAKAHQYMARDIINLYLSMNVKS; translated from the coding sequence ATTGTCATCAAAAAAGAGTCAAAATTATTAGTTGTTGTTAAGAGAAAAGCAAGTATACCTCGCCGGATAAACCTTTTATTTTCTATTATTGTCTTTCTTTTTGTGGTTTTAATCTTGCGCCTAGCACAAATGCAAATTCAAGATAAGGCTTTTTATGATGCAAAGCTTAAGTCCTCAACCGTTTATAAAGTTAAAAGTTCAACACCACGGGGAATGATTTTTGACCAAAAAGGAAAATTGTTGGTTGGTAATGAAATAAAAGAAGTTATTTCATTTACAAGAAATCCTGATGCTTCGGCAAATGACCTAAGAACATTAGCTAAAAACTTAGCTGATTATGTAAGGTATAATGATGTTAAAGTTAGTCTACGTGCTAAGAAGGATTACTATCTAGCTGATCCTAAGGTTTATGCTAAAGTGGTTAAAAAATTACCTAAGAATAAAAAAGTTGATGCTTACGGTAACAGCTTGACTGAAAGAAAAATCTATCAACATGCTTTAGCTTCTGTCACCAAAGATGAACTTAATTATTCTTCGGAGGAAGAAAAAGTTATTTCTATTTTTAACCAAATGAACGCGGTAGCCAGTTTTAATACGATAACTCTAAGAACCGCAGATTTAACAGATCAAGAAATAGCTTATCTGGTAGCCAATAAAGCAAAACTACCAGGGATTTCCGTGACAACTGATTGGAACCGCAAAGTGGAAGATGTTAGCTTGAATTCAATTATTGGGAAGGTATCCAGTCGAGAAGCAGGTCTGCCTCAAGAAGAAGCAGCAGAATATATAAAAAAGGGTTATGCTCTGAACGACCGGGTAGGAACCTCCTATCTTGAACGACAATATGAAAATCAATTACAAGGTCAACATGAAGTTCGGGAAATAAAAACAAATAAATCAGGAAAAATTGTCTCCGATAAAATCACTCATAAAGGTGAAAATGGGAAAAACTTGAAATTGACTATTGCAACAGATTTTCAAGATGGTGTCGATAAAATTATAAGAAAATATTTTGAATCAGAAATTGCCGAAGGCAAAGCTAAGTATTCAGAAGGAGCTTATGCTGTTGCTATGAATCCTAAGACTGGTGCTGTTCTGGCAATGTCAGGACTTTCTCAAGACTTGGAAACGGGTCAATTGGAAAAGAATGCTCTAGGAACTATTACTAACGTCTTTACTCCAGGTTCGGTAGTCAAAGGAGCTACCTTAGCAGCTGGTTGGCAAACAGGAGTTATTACTGGGAATCAAATTTTAACGGATCAGCCAATTCAGTTTGGAAATTCTAAACCAATAAATTCTTGGTTTACTTTTGGTCAACAAAATATCTCAGCTATTCAAGCTTTGGAGTATTCCTCAAATACTTATATGGTGCAGATTGCTCTGAAAATGATGGGACAAGATTATCATGTTGGAATGTCCTTAACAAGTGATGGCATGAAAAAAACAATGGAGGAACTGCGCAAAGCTTATGCTAGTTTTGGCTTAGGGGCACCTACTGGTATTGATCTACCTGGTGAATCTACCGGTTATGTGGCTGGCAAATATACTGTTTCAAATGTTATCACAGAAGCGTTTGGACAGTTTGATAACTATACTGCGATGCAATTAGCACAGTATGTTTCGACAATTGCAAATGGAGGTAAGAGAGTAGCACCTCATTTGGTTGAAGGTGTTTATCACAATGATGGTAGTAAGGGACTTGGTCAACTTGAGAAGACAATTGCAACTAAAGAGTTGAATCAGGTTCAACTAAACCATGAGCAGTTGGCGATAATTCAGGATGGTTTTTATCAAGTTGTAAATAGTGGTAGTCCCTATGCTACTGGTAAAGGCATGGCTGGCTCATCTGTTACTATTAGTGGTAAAACGGGAACTGCTGAAACGTATGCTAAAGATAAGAATGGCAATACCGTAGCTACTTTTAATCTCAATGTTGTTGCTTATGGACCTAGTCAGGAGCCGCAGATTGCAGTAGCCATTATGTATCCACATGCTAGCGACGCTCTAGCTAAAGCTCATCAATATATGGCAAGAGATATTATTAATTTATACCTATCAATGAATGTAAAATCATAA
- a CDS encoding D-alanine--D-alanine ligase, giving the protein MSKQTLVLLYGGRSAEREVSVLSAESVMRAVNYDRFFVKTYFISQSGDFYKTQEWNQKPAETEKLMTNQTIVADAQVKASDIYEEGAVVFPILHGPMGEDGSIQGFLEVLKMPYVGTNILSSSVAMDKITTKRVLESAGVPQVAYNVFIEGNSLEECIQETLTKLSFPMFVKPANMGSSVGISKADSETELREAIQLALQYDSRILIEQGVDAREIEVGLLGNTDIASTLPGEVVKEVAFYDYQAKYIDNKITMAIPAELETDLANKMRIYAENAFKALGCCGLSRCDFFLTKDGFIYLNELNTMPGFTQWSMYPLLWENMGLSYPELIERLVILAIEMFEKRESHLI; this is encoded by the coding sequence ATGTCCAAACAAACACTTGTCTTGTTATACGGTGGCCGTTCTGCAGAGCGTGAAGTTTCAGTTTTATCAGCAGAAAGTGTGATGAGAGCCGTTAATTATGACCGCTTCTTCGTCAAAACTTATTTCATTTCGCAGTCTGGTGATTTTTATAAAACTCAAGAATGGAATCAAAAACCAGCCGAAACTGAAAAATTAATGACCAATCAAACGATTGTTGCAGATGCTCAAGTTAAAGCAAGTGATATTTATGAAGAAGGAGCAGTTGTCTTTCCTATACTGCATGGGCCAATGGGAGAAGATGGCTCTATCCAAGGTTTTCTAGAAGTTCTTAAAATGCCCTATGTTGGAACAAATATTTTATCTTCAAGTGTTGCCATGGATAAAATTACAACTAAGCGAGTTTTAGAATCTGCGGGAGTGCCTCAGGTTGCTTATAATGTTTTTATTGAAGGCAATTCCTTAGAAGAATGTATCCAGGAAACACTGACCAAATTAAGCTTTCCTATGTTTGTAAAACCGGCGAATATGGGTTCATCAGTGGGGATTTCAAAAGCTGATTCTGAAACTGAGTTGAGAGAGGCTATTCAATTAGCCTTACAATACGATAGTCGCATTTTAATTGAGCAAGGAGTTGATGCGCGTGAGATTGAAGTTGGCCTTTTAGGCAATACTGATATTGCATCAACACTTCCCGGTGAAGTGGTTAAGGAAGTAGCTTTTTACGATTATCAGGCTAAATATATTGATAATAAAATTACAATGGCAATTCCAGCAGAGCTTGAGACAGACCTTGCTAACAAAATGCGCATCTATGCAGAAAATGCTTTTAAAGCTCTAGGATGCTGTGGGTTGTCCCGTTGTGATTTCTTTTTAACAAAAGATGGCTTTATCTATTTAAATGAGTTGAATACTATGCCAGGATTTACACAATGGTCCATGTATCCTTTGCTATGGGAGAATATGGGACTTTCGTATCCTGAACTTATTGAAAGGTTAGTTATTTTAGCGATTGAGATGTTTGAAAAGCGTGAAAGTCATTTAATTTAA
- a CDS encoding UDP-N-acetylmuramoyl-tripeptide--D-alanyl-D-alanine ligase, which translates to MKLSLYEVAKVVEAQNIISEFDDVPLKQIEFDSRKIEKGDLFLPLKGERDGHDFIDKAFESGAVATFSEKEISGHPYLLVKDCLKAFQKLAKYYIEKMRLDVIAVTGSNGKTSTKDMIEAVLATTYKTYKTQGNYNNEIGLPYTVLHMPDDTEKIVLEMGQDHLGDIHLLSEIAQPHIAVVTLIGEAHLEFFGSREKIAQGKMQITDGMNSHGILIAPGDPIIDPYLPENQMVIRFGENQEIFVKSIEESKNSLSFTTNVLNQALTLPLSGKYNATNAMLAAYVGKLLAVADEDIIEALEHVQLTRNRTEWKKASNGADILSDVYNANPTAMRLILETFTQIAPNQDGQKIALLADMKELGPSSVDLHCQLIEALNPDDINHLIFYGKDIEALAQLASQLYPIGKVFFFRKTDTEDQFEDLCHHVQEILGANDQILVKGSHSMNLEEVVNRLLA; encoded by the coding sequence ATGAAATTATCATTGTATGAAGTTGCAAAGGTCGTGGAGGCTCAGAATATTATTTCTGAATTTGATGATGTTCCCCTGAAACAAATCGAATTTGATAGCCGTAAAATTGAAAAAGGGGATCTTTTCCTACCTTTAAAAGGGGAGAGAGATGGTCATGATTTTATAGATAAGGCTTTTGAGAGTGGAGCAGTCGCTACATTTTCCGAAAAAGAGATTAGTGGACATCCCTATCTTCTTGTTAAGGATTGTTTGAAAGCATTTCAAAAGCTTGCTAAGTACTATATCGAAAAAATGCGTTTAGATGTTATTGCTGTTACGGGGTCAAATGGAAAAACTTCTACCAAGGATATGATTGAGGCTGTACTAGCAACAACCTACAAAACCTATAAGACCCAAGGAAACTACAATAACGAAATTGGTTTGCCTTATACGGTTCTTCATATGCCCGATGATACTGAAAAAATTGTTCTTGAAATGGGTCAAGATCATCTGGGAGATATTCATCTTCTTTCAGAAATTGCCCAGCCCCATATTGCTGTTGTAACTTTAATTGGTGAAGCTCATTTAGAATTCTTTGGTAGCCGAGAAAAAATAGCTCAAGGGAAAATGCAAATTACTGATGGCATGAATTCTCATGGCATTTTGATTGCACCGGGAGACCCTATTATTGATCCTTATTTACCTGAAAACCAAATGGTTATCCGCTTTGGTGAAAATCAAGAAATTTTTGTCAAATCGATTGAGGAAAGTAAAAACAGCCTATCATTCACAACGAATGTTTTGAATCAAGCTCTTACTTTGCCATTATCAGGTAAGTATAACGCAACAAATGCTATGCTTGCTGCTTATGTTGGGAAGCTCTTAGCTGTTGCTGATGAAGATATTATTGAAGCTTTAGAACATGTGCAACTGACACGCAACAGAACAGAGTGGAAGAAAGCTAGCAATGGAGCGGATATATTATCAGACGTCTATAATGCAAATCCTACTGCCATGCGTCTTATCTTAGAAACCTTTACACAGATTGCACCGAATCAAGATGGCCAAAAAATTGCCTTATTGGCAGATATGAAAGAATTAGGACCGAGTTCAGTTGACTTACATTGCCAATTAATAGAGGCATTGAATCCAGATGACATTAATCATTTAATTTTTTATGGTAAGGATATTGAAGCTTTAGCACAGTTAGCTAGTCAATTGTATCCAATCGGAAAAGTCTTCTTCTTTAGAAAGACCGACACGGAAGATCAGTTTGAAGACTTATGTCATCATGTTCAAGAAATACTTGGGGCTAATGATCAGATTTTGGTAAAGGGAAGTCATTCAATGAATTTAGAAGAAGTTGTAAATCGTCTTTTGGCGTAG
- a CDS encoding TMEM164-related integral membrane acyltransferase, with translation MNFFALTPTELPRISLQFYLLCLVLVPVLIYLTLNYYQKKGFRYFFLALQLFQLITFYGWYILKGFPPAEALPLYHCRIGMLAIFLFPNKTKLKQLMMLLGIGGSILALFSPDLYPYPLTHVTNFAFYIGHYALLVNALIYLLQYYDRDLSSSTFSLTFLATLHFSLITVNILTGGNYGFVMELPLLHSRHLVGNFCLLTLGLWMLARLVELVYVRYCLKEEAFAPLVKG, from the coding sequence ATGAATTTTTTTGCCTTAACTCCCACGGAACTGCCACGTATTAGCTTGCAATTTTATCTTTTATGTTTGGTGTTGGTTCCTGTTCTAATCTATTTAACATTAAACTATTATCAAAAAAAGGGATTTCGGTATTTTTTCCTAGCCCTCCAATTATTTCAACTCATAACTTTTTATGGTTGGTATATCCTAAAAGGCTTCCCTCCGGCTGAAGCTTTGCCTTTATATCATTGTCGTATCGGCATGCTAGCTATTTTTTTGTTTCCAAACAAAACTAAGCTTAAGCAATTGATGATGTTATTGGGAATAGGCGGATCAATTCTTGCCTTATTTTCCCCTGATTTATATCCTTATCCTCTCACTCATGTGACTAACTTTGCATTTTATATAGGTCATTATGCCTTACTAGTCAATGCGCTTATATACCTACTTCAGTATTATGATAGGGATTTGTCGTCGTCTACGTTCTCTCTCACTTTCTTAGCGACTCTCCACTTTTCATTAATAACCGTCAACATTTTAACTGGTGGTAATTATGGCTTTGTTATGGAATTGCCTCTGCTACATAGTCGTCATCTAGTAGGGAATTTTTGCTTACTAACACTAGGTTTATGGATGTTAGCGAGACTAGTAGAATTAGTGTATGTCCGTTACTGCTTAAAAGAAGAAGCATTTGCTCCTTTGGTAAAAGGATAG